Part of the Streptomyces sp. NBC_01353 genome, GAGGCAGTCGCGTCGACGCCAGAGCCGTCACCGCCAGGAAACCCGCGCTGATCAGCAGCTCGTCACGTCCTGCGCCGCACCGGCCTCACCCCGAGCGCCTACCGCGGCTCCTTCGGCCGACTCGCAACCGCGGGCGTCATCGCCGCGTCCCCGGCATCATGATCAGAATCGCGACCGCCGACGACCTCGACGCCATCGCCGCCCTGCACCTGGAGGCCCGGTCCACCTACTACCGCGGCCACGTCCCCGACATCGAGTTCGAGGGTCCCGAGGAGCTCGCCCGCTCCAGGGAGGGCTGGAGCAGGGCAGTGGAGCGTGGCACCGTGCTCTGTGCCGAGCGCGACGGCCGGCCGGTGGGCGTCGCCGCCTACCACCGGGTCGACGGGGTCATGACGCTCACCCAGCTCCATGTCCTGCCCGCGCGGTGGCGCGACGGGGTCGGCACCGCGCTCCACCGCGCCTGCCTGGAGATCTGGCGGTCCATGGGGGTCGAGACCGCCCGGCTGGAGGTCTTCGAGCGGAACGAGCGGGCCCAGGCCTTCTACGCCGCCCACGGCTGGACCCCGGACACCGACGCCCCGCGCTCCGGCAACCACCTCGTGCTCCGCCTCACAGTGGGCCCCGCGACGGAATGATTCCGGCGCCCGGCGGTGTTTCCGCCACGGAACATCCCCCGACCCCGGAGAGAAGCAAGAACATGCGCGTCGAGATCTGGAGCGACATCGCCTGCCCGTGGTGCTACATCGGCAAGGCCCGCTTCGAGAAGGGGCTCGCGGACTTCGCCCACCGTGACGACATCGAGGTGGTGCACCGCTCCTTCGAGCTCGACCCGAACCGGCCCAAGGGCGACACCGCCCCGGTGATCGACATGCTGGCGAAGAAGTACGGCCGCACCCTGGACGAGGCCCGTGCCATGGAGGCCCATGTCGCCTCCAACGCGCACTCCGAGGGGCTCGAGTACCGCACCGAGGGCCGCGACCACGGCAACACCTTCGACATCCACCGCCTGCTCCACCTCGCCAAGGAGCGCGGGCGGCAGAACGAGCTGCTCGACCTCGCCTACCGTGCCAACTTCGCCGAGGAGCGCTCCGTCTTCGACACCGAGACCCTCGTACGGCTCGGAGTCGAGGCGGGTCTGGACGAGACCGAGGTCCGGTCCGTGCTCGCCGACGAGAGCGCGTACGCGGACGCGGTACGGGCGGACGAGCGCGAAGCGGCCGAACTCGGCGCGAACGGTGTGCCGTTCTTCGTCCTCGACCGCCGCTACGGCATCTCCGGCGGGCAGCCCGCCGAGGTCTTCACCCAGGCCCTGGAACAGGCCTGGCAGGGCCGGGCGCTGCAGCCGATCGGCGGCGACGCCGCCGCGTGCGACGTCGACGGCACCTGCGACGTATAAGTGAAGCTTGGGGATTCCCCTTGAAGGTATGCAATTGACGTATGGCCGAGGGGAATCCAGGCTGGTCCCATGGATACCTTGGACCCCCTCGGCGGAGCCGAGTTCGCGCCGAAGCAGACGTATCTGAACACCTCCGCCTGCGCGCTGCTGCCGCGCCGCACCATCGAGGCGATCACCCTGCTCGCCGAGGAGACCGCGGACGGCAGGCCGGCGGGCGCGGGCGACTTCGAGATCGTCGCGGAGGCCCGCGCCACGTACGCCCGGCTCATGGCCGTCCACCCGGACCGGGTGGCCGTCGGCAGCTCGGTCTCCGTCCACATCGGGATGATCGCCCAGTCGATGCCGGCGGGGGCCGAGATCCTCTTCCCCGAGGGCGACTTCAGCTCCGTCATCACGCCGTTCATGGTCCGCGGCGACCTCAAGACCCGCTTCGTCCCGCTGGAGCGGCTCGCCGAGTCCATCGGCCCCGAGACCCATCTCGTCGCCTTCTCCTCCGTGCAGTCCGCGGACGGCCGGACGGCCGACTTCGCGGCGGTACGGGCCGCGGCCGCCGCGCACGGCGCCCGTACGCTCGTCGACGCCACGCAGTCGGCGGGCTGGCTGCCGCTGCGGGCGGGGGAGTGGGACTACACGGTGGCCGGCGGCTACAAGTTCCTGCTCTGCCCGCGCGGGGCGTCCTTCCTCACCGTCACCGAGGAGGCGCAGGACACCCTGGTCCCGATCCACGCAGGGTGGGTGACGGGCGAGGAGCTGTGGGTCAACAGCTACGGACCGGTGCGCGAACTGGCCCGGTCGGCACGGCGGTTCGACGAGCCGCCGGCCTTCCTCTCGTACCACGGGGCCGCTCGCTCGCTCGCCCTGCTCGAGGAGATCGGCATCGAGCGGATCGAGGCCCACAACAAGGCGCTCGCGGCCCGCTTCCGGGCGGGTCTCGTGGAGCTGGGGCACGCGCCCGTTCCGGACGTCTCCGGTGTCGTCGGCATGCCGGGCCTCGGCGACCGCCAGTCCGCGCTCCGGGCGGCCGGCGTCCTGATGTCCGCCCGCGTGGGCTTCCTGCGGGCGTCCTTCCACCTCTACAACAGCGCGACGGACGTGGACCGCGCCCTGGAGGTCCTGGCCGGCTGACGGCTGCCCAGCCGCACCCAAGGGGGTGTCCGGCGGATCATGGCCGGACAGGGCGGAAACCCATTACGCCCTGCGTCCTGCCTTCGGCTCCGAGCAGTCGCCCAGCTCGGCGCCGCCCGCCTCCGCGCACAGGTTCCCCTCGACCTTGCTCAGGAGCCGCGCGAGGTCGGCGCGCTCGGCCGGGGTGAGGCCGGCCAGGGCGTACTCCTCCAGGCCGGTCCAGACGTCCGCGACCCCCGACCGCAGCGTGCCGCCCTCGTCCGCCGCCGCGACGAGCACCGCGCGCCGGTCGGTGGGGTCCGGGCTGCGCCGCACATGCCCGCTCTGCTCCAGGCGCTGGAGCATCTTGGTGACCGTCGAGGCGTCGACTCCCATCGCCTTGATCAACTCGGACTGGCGGACCGGCCCGCAGTCCCACAGGCACATCATCAGGAACTCCTGGCCCGGGTAGAGCCCGACCTCCTTGAGCAACCGGCCCGCGGCGATCCGGTGCAGCCGGGCCACACGGGCGAGGGCGTGGCTCACCGGTCCGCCCTGTGCGGCGGTCGGCAGCGGGCCGCTACAGACGGGGTCCGACGGGGGCGCGGACGGGGACTCGGGCATCACTGGCTCCTTGCGGCGGGCTCCTGCGGGGAGGTGTCCCAGATTACCTTGGTCGGCCAAGTAATGCGTTACAGTGGCGTCAGGCCAGATGCTTGGCCGACCACATAAATGCCCTCGGAGGCCTCCATGACCACTGCTTTCGACCCCATCGACCTCGCAGGCGCACGGCTCGCCAACCGCATCGCGATGGCCCCGATGACCCGCAGCCGCGCCCACAACGCGGGCCGGACCCCGACCGCACTGGTGGCCGAGTACTACGCCCAGCGCGCCTCCGCCGGTCTGATCATCACCGAAGGCACCCAGCCCTCCGCCGTCGGCCAGGGCTACCCGAACACCCCCGGCCTGCACAGCGCCGAGCAGACGGCCGCCTGGCGCGAGGTCACCGATGCCGTCCACACCCGCGGCGGCACGATCTTCGCCCAGCTCATGCACTCCGGCCGGATCGGCCACCCCGATCTCCTCGACGGCGACCTCCACCCGGTCGGCCCGTCCGCCGTCCGGGCCGGCGGGCAGCTCTACACCCTCGACGGTTTCAAGGACTTCGTCACCCCGCGTGAGCTGACCGCCGAGCAGGTGCGCGCCACCGTCGCCGATTTCGCGTCGGCCGCCCGAAACGCCGTCGCCGCCGGCTTCGACGGCG contains:
- a CDS encoding GNAT family N-acetyltransferase, translated to MIRIATADDLDAIAALHLEARSTYYRGHVPDIEFEGPEELARSREGWSRAVERGTVLCAERDGRPVGVAAYHRVDGVMTLTQLHVLPARWRDGVGTALHRACLEIWRSMGVETARLEVFERNERAQAFYAAHGWTPDTDAPRSGNHLVLRLTVGPATE
- a CDS encoding DsbA family oxidoreductase, which codes for MRVEIWSDIACPWCYIGKARFEKGLADFAHRDDIEVVHRSFELDPNRPKGDTAPVIDMLAKKYGRTLDEARAMEAHVASNAHSEGLEYRTEGRDHGNTFDIHRLLHLAKERGRQNELLDLAYRANFAEERSVFDTETLVRLGVEAGLDETEVRSVLADESAYADAVRADEREAAELGANGVPFFVLDRRYGISGGQPAEVFTQALEQAWQGRALQPIGGDAAACDVDGTCDV
- a CDS encoding aminotransferase class V-fold PLP-dependent enzyme; the encoded protein is MDTLDPLGGAEFAPKQTYLNTSACALLPRRTIEAITLLAEETADGRPAGAGDFEIVAEARATYARLMAVHPDRVAVGSSVSVHIGMIAQSMPAGAEILFPEGDFSSVITPFMVRGDLKTRFVPLERLAESIGPETHLVAFSSVQSADGRTADFAAVRAAAAAHGARTLVDATQSAGWLPLRAGEWDYTVAGGYKFLLCPRGASFLTVTEEAQDTLVPIHAGWVTGEELWVNSYGPVRELARSARRFDEPPAFLSYHGAARSLALLEEIGIERIEAHNKALAARFRAGLVELGHAPVPDVSGVVGMPGLGDRQSALRAAGVLMSARVGFLRASFHLYNSATDVDRALEVLAG
- a CDS encoding MarR family winged helix-turn-helix transcriptional regulator, with amino-acid sequence MPESPSAPPSDPVCSGPLPTAAQGGPVSHALARVARLHRIAAGRLLKEVGLYPGQEFLMMCLWDCGPVRQSELIKAMGVDASTVTKMLQRLEQSGHVRRSPDPTDRRAVLVAAADEGGTLRSGVADVWTGLEEYALAGLTPAERADLARLLSKVEGNLCAEAGGAELGDCSEPKAGRRA